The following are encoded together in the Mesoterricola sediminis genome:
- a CDS encoding efflux RND transporter periplasmic adaptor subunit — MKPKQMWILGGGLAAVVVIGIAASRGDKGLPVQVATVAKENIQAKVSANGKVQAVKKVDITANVMGPVTQLKVKEGDVVRKGDLLLEIDPVRSKATVASLQASYQATSHDFETAKARLEQARSDFRRAEANHKAGIISQSDYEQSSTAFRTAQSAFAGAQQRVDQARADLAGGRDTLNKTRITAPMDGVVTAKRIELGETAVIGLQNQPGTVLVTVSDMNKVEAEMEVDEASIPTVRLGQEAQVRIDAYPNQVFQGVVTEVGGSPIVQTSTNEAIKFKVKVQIKNPPITIKPGLSAQADIFTGSRDNVLAVPLQALVMKEIKLKPGQTFKPGEPREEEGVFVMEGGKAVFRPIKTGLTGDMNVEVASGLNGGEKLVIGPFKVLRDLKGGEDIRVEKKKAAAPKKEG, encoded by the coding sequence ATGAAACCCAAGCAGATGTGGATTCTTGGCGGCGGATTGGCCGCCGTCGTGGTCATCGGGATCGCGGCCAGCCGCGGTGACAAGGGCCTTCCCGTCCAGGTCGCCACGGTCGCCAAGGAGAACATCCAGGCCAAGGTGAGCGCCAACGGCAAGGTCCAGGCCGTCAAGAAGGTGGACATCACCGCCAATGTGATGGGTCCGGTCACCCAGCTCAAGGTCAAGGAGGGGGACGTCGTCCGCAAGGGGGACCTCCTCCTGGAGATCGACCCCGTCCGGTCCAAGGCCACGGTGGCGAGCCTCCAGGCCTCGTACCAGGCCACGAGCCACGATTTCGAGACGGCGAAGGCCCGGCTGGAGCAGGCCCGCTCCGACTTCCGGCGCGCCGAGGCGAACCACAAGGCCGGCATCATCTCCCAGAGCGACTACGAGCAGTCCTCCACCGCCTTCCGCACCGCCCAGTCCGCCTTCGCCGGCGCCCAGCAGCGCGTGGACCAGGCCAGGGCCGATCTCGCCGGCGGCCGGGACACCCTGAACAAGACCCGCATCACCGCCCCCATGGACGGCGTCGTCACCGCCAAGCGCATCGAGCTGGGCGAGACCGCGGTCATCGGCCTCCAGAACCAGCCCGGCACCGTGCTGGTCACCGTCTCCGACATGAACAAGGTCGAGGCCGAGATGGAGGTCGACGAGGCCTCCATCCCCACCGTCCGCCTCGGGCAGGAGGCCCAGGTCCGCATCGACGCCTACCCCAACCAGGTGTTCCAGGGCGTGGTCACCGAGGTGGGCGGCAGCCCCATCGTCCAGACCAGCACCAACGAGGCCATCAAGTTCAAGGTCAAGGTCCAGATCAAGAACCCCCCTATCACCATCAAGCCCGGCCTCTCGGCCCAGGCCGACATCTTCACCGGCAGCCGCGACAACGTCCTGGCCGTGCCCCTCCAGGCCCTCGTGATGAAGGAGATCAAGCTCAAGCCCGGGCAGACCTTCAAGCCGGGCGAACCCCGCGAGGAGGAGGGCGTCTTCGTGATGGAGGGCGGCAAGGCGGTGTTCAGGCCCATCAAGACCGGCCTCACCGGCGACATGAACGTGGAGGTCGCCAGCGGCCTCAACGGCGGCGAGAAGCTGGTGATCGGCCCCTTCAAGGTCCTGCGTGACCTCAAGGGCGGCGAGGACATCCGCGTGGAGAAGAAGAAGGCCGCCGCGCCCAAGAAGGAAGGCTGA
- a CDS encoding ABC transporter permease translates to MKLYELVLSALRALKAHKLRSFLTLLGVVIGVTTIVGVVGVISGLDAFVKEKVITFAPEVFIIDRFGIIQSQKDFIQALKRPLITYEDFERLNAAGLPHVSQVATRAVKSMKVTAGARHLSNTLIVGSTSNFATLFRFEFEAGRYFTQTEDDMAANLAVVGADVKDELFPGVDPIGRTILIGGLPFRIVGVFPRQGSSIGFSRDTVVCIPIQVYRKNFLSAKDSLQISAQASGGVEGLEEALDEVRSFMRARRHTAFRDPDPFGLLTQDSLQELWKQISQAAFILMLLVSSVSLGVGGIVIMNIMLVSVVERTTEIGIRMALGARKRDIRRQFLLEAAILSLVGGVVGMLLGSFATWVVRVAAGFPAVITPGIVISSIAVSTLIGLAAGFLPARRASNLPVIDALRAE, encoded by the coding sequence ATGAAGCTGTACGAGCTGGTCCTCTCCGCGCTGAGGGCCCTCAAGGCCCACAAGCTGCGGAGCTTCCTCACCCTGCTCGGGGTGGTGATCGGCGTGACCACGATCGTGGGGGTCGTCGGGGTGATTTCCGGCCTGGACGCCTTCGTGAAGGAGAAGGTGATCACCTTCGCCCCGGAGGTGTTCATCATCGACCGGTTCGGGATCATCCAGTCCCAGAAGGACTTCATCCAGGCCCTCAAGCGTCCCCTGATCACCTACGAGGACTTCGAGCGCCTCAACGCCGCGGGGCTGCCCCACGTCTCCCAGGTGGCGACCCGGGCGGTGAAGTCCATGAAGGTCACCGCCGGCGCCCGGCACCTGTCCAACACCCTCATCGTCGGTTCCACGTCCAATTTCGCCACCCTCTTCCGCTTCGAGTTCGAGGCCGGGCGGTACTTCACCCAGACCGAGGACGACATGGCGGCCAACCTCGCCGTGGTGGGGGCGGACGTCAAGGACGAGCTGTTCCCCGGGGTCGACCCCATCGGCCGGACGATCCTCATCGGGGGCCTCCCCTTCCGGATCGTCGGCGTCTTCCCCCGGCAGGGCTCGTCCATCGGGTTCAGCCGGGACACCGTCGTGTGCATCCCCATCCAGGTCTACCGGAAGAACTTCCTGTCCGCCAAGGATTCGCTCCAGATCTCGGCCCAGGCTTCGGGCGGCGTCGAGGGCCTGGAGGAGGCCCTGGACGAGGTCCGGTCCTTCATGCGGGCCCGGCGGCACACGGCCTTCCGGGATCCGGATCCCTTCGGCCTCCTCACCCAGGATTCCCTCCAGGAGCTGTGGAAGCAGATCAGCCAGGCGGCCTTCATCCTCATGCTCCTGGTCTCCTCGGTGAGCCTGGGGGTCGGCGGCATCGTCATCATGAACATCATGCTGGTGAGCGTCGTGGAGCGGACGACGGAAATCGGGATCCGCATGGCATTGGGGGCCCGCAAGCGGGACATCCGGCGGCAGTTCCTCCTCGAGGCGGCCATCCTGAGCCTGGTGGGGGGCGTCGTCGGCATGCTCCTGGGCTCCTTCGCGACCTGGGTCGTGCGGGTGGCGGCGGGCTTCCCCGCCGTGATCACGCCGGGCATCGTGATCTCCAGCATCGCCGTTTCCACCCTGATCGGGCTGGCCGCGGGCTTCCTGCCGGCGCGCAGGGCCTCCAACCTGCCCGTCATCGACGCCCTCCGGGCCGAATAG
- a CDS encoding NADH-quinone oxidoreductase subunit B, with product MTGIHLDDSVMTTRLDAVVNWARKNSLWPLPFGTACCAIEFMSMMASRYDFSRFGAEALRFSPRQSDMLLVLGTITNKQAPILRQVYSQMAEPKWVLAVGVCASSGGMYRTYSTLQGIDRVVPVDVYVPGCPPRPESMIYGAMKLQEKITQETLKGRREHIERFYASMARQEALQEARGLSNHQVVREMVLAAGENGDQRIW from the coding sequence ATGACCGGCATCCACCTCGACGATTCGGTGATGACGACCCGGCTCGACGCCGTGGTCAACTGGGCCCGCAAGAACAGCCTGTGGCCGCTGCCCTTCGGCACCGCCTGCTGCGCCATCGAGTTCATGTCCATGATGGCCAGCCGCTACGACTTCTCCCGCTTCGGGGCCGAGGCCCTGCGCTTCTCCCCGCGGCAGAGCGACATGCTCCTCGTCCTGGGCACCATCACCAACAAGCAGGCCCCCATCCTGCGCCAGGTCTACTCCCAGATGGCCGAGCCCAAGTGGGTCCTGGCGGTGGGCGTGTGCGCCTCCAGCGGGGGGATGTACCGCACCTACTCCACCCTGCAGGGCATCGACCGCGTGGTGCCGGTGGACGTGTACGTCCCCGGGTGCCCGCCCAGGCCCGAGTCCATGATCTACGGCGCCATGAAGCTCCAGGAGAAGATCACGCAGGAGACCCTCAAGGGCCGGCGGGAGCACATCGAGCGGTTCTACGCGTCCATGGCCCGGCAGGAGGCCCTCCAGGAGGCCCGGGGCCTTTCCAATCACCAGGTGGTCCGCGAGATGGTGCTGGCCGCCGGTGAAAACGGCGATCAACGGATCTGGTGA
- a CDS encoding helix-turn-helix domain-containing protein, translating into MAEALRVDQASISFWERDKIKPSGSAIVALASLFRTSTEALEAGTGFKIPDPPSHPESAKVDREFPRSVSLPAGSEDVVMVVDLADGSSKGKQLSEAMMSLVQGVKDSRRVWVVLE; encoded by the coding sequence ATGGCCGAGGCCCTCCGCGTGGACCAGGCCTCCATCTCCTTCTGGGAACGCGACAAGATCAAGCCCTCGGGCTCCGCCATCGTCGCGCTGGCCTCCCTGTTCCGCACGAGCACCGAGGCCCTGGAGGCGGGCACGGGCTTCAAGATTCCGGATCCGCCCTCGCACCCGGAATCCGCGAAGGTCGATCGCGAGTTCCCCCGGAGCGTGAGCCTGCCGGCCGGCAGCGAGGACGTGGTCATGGTCGTCGACCTGGCCGACGGCTCCTCCAAGGGCAAGCAGCTCTCGGAGGCCATGATGAGCCTCGTGCAGGGCGTCAAGGACAGCCGGCGCGTCTGGGTCGTCCTCGAGTAG
- a CDS encoding SPOR domain-containing protein gives MAIRDSQTVVLSRQAILLVTAVGVGLLTLCYVLGVQVGKQSAALRRPLSKGAGEELDELPASLADQLKALEQTGAGAGFTKPQKPVEPKPEAPAETKAPAAPEPARKDPEPAPAKEAEAEGLWVLQIVSTPDAAEAKAMLAKARAAGFQAQTVHEKNLYKVRVQPAAKRAVADATAKKLKNHGFKPFAVRAEP, from the coding sequence ATGGCCATCCGCGATTCCCAGACCGTCGTCCTCAGCCGGCAGGCCATCCTCCTGGTGACGGCGGTGGGGGTGGGGCTCCTGACCCTCTGTTACGTGCTTGGCGTGCAGGTCGGCAAGCAGAGCGCCGCCCTCCGCCGGCCCCTGTCCAAGGGCGCTGGGGAGGAACTGGACGAATTGCCCGCGAGTCTGGCCGACCAGCTCAAGGCCCTGGAACAGACGGGCGCTGGCGCCGGCTTCACCAAGCCCCAGAAGCCGGTCGAGCCCAAGCCCGAGGCGCCGGCCGAGACGAAGGCCCCCGCCGCGCCCGAACCGGCCCGCAAGGACCCGGAGCCGGCCCCGGCCAAGGAGGCGGAGGCCGAGGGCCTCTGGGTCCTCCAGATCGTGTCGACCCCGGACGCCGCGGAGGCCAAGGCCATGCTGGCCAAGGCGAGGGCCGCGGGCTTCCAGGCCCAGACGGTCCATGAAAAGAATCTGTACAAGGTCCGGGTCCAACCGGCGGCCAAGCGCGCCGTGGCCGATGCGACAGCCAAGAAGCTGAAGAACCACGGATTCAAGCCCTTCGCCGTCCGGGCGGAACCATGA
- the nuoD gene encoding NADH dehydrogenase (quinone) subunit D codes for MSKTMAPNPTAQASDGDRMIVNMGPSHPVTHGTLHIVLELEGEIIVKATPQIGYLHRGVEKLGENLTYQQFIPLTDRLNYCSSLMNNVGYTLAVEKLLGVQDPPRSRVLRVLCSELARIGDHLVCIGINAVDIGAYTAFLYMFKERETIYDLFEMMAGQRLHSSFTRIGGLFRDIPAEFEPLCGQFLESCERTIDEMEKLLTHNPIWADRTKGVGAITPENAINWGYTGPCLRAAGVAHDLRVAQPYLDYETYQFDIAVGTTGDVYDRYLVRTEEMRQSLRIVRQCLDRLKEIGPGPVIVDDYKVALPPKEKVYTRMESLIHHFKLIMHGIEMPVGEVYSATEAANGELGFYIVSDGTKSPYRIHVRPPCFPIFSSFDEQVKGRLIADAVSVLGAMNIIAGEMDR; via the coding sequence ATGTCTAAGACGATGGCACCCAACCCCACCGCCCAGGCCTCCGACGGCGACCGCATGATCGTCAATATGGGGCCCTCCCACCCGGTCACCCACGGGACCCTCCACATCGTGCTGGAGCTCGAGGGCGAGATCATCGTGAAGGCCACCCCCCAGATCGGCTACCTCCACCGGGGCGTCGAGAAGCTGGGCGAGAACCTGACCTACCAGCAGTTCATCCCCCTCACGGACCGCCTGAACTACTGCAGCTCCCTCATGAACAACGTGGGCTACACCCTGGCGGTGGAGAAGCTCCTGGGCGTGCAGGACCCGCCCCGCTCGCGGGTGCTGCGGGTGCTCTGCTCGGAACTGGCCCGCATCGGGGACCACCTGGTCTGCATCGGCATCAACGCCGTGGACATCGGCGCCTACACGGCCTTCCTCTACATGTTCAAGGAGCGGGAGACCATCTACGACCTCTTCGAGATGATGGCCGGCCAGCGCCTGCACTCCAGCTTCACCCGCATCGGCGGCCTCTTCCGGGACATCCCGGCGGAGTTCGAGCCCCTGTGCGGCCAGTTCCTCGAGAGCTGCGAGCGCACCATCGACGAGATGGAGAAGCTCCTCACCCACAACCCCATCTGGGCCGACCGCACCAAGGGGGTCGGCGCGATCACGCCCGAGAACGCCATCAACTGGGGCTACACGGGCCCCTGCCTCCGCGCGGCCGGCGTGGCCCACGACCTGCGGGTCGCCCAGCCCTACCTGGACTACGAGACCTACCAGTTCGACATCGCCGTCGGCACCACCGGCGACGTCTACGACCGCTACCTGGTCCGCACCGAGGAGATGCGCCAGTCGCTGCGGATCGTGCGCCAGTGCCTGGACCGGCTCAAGGAGATCGGGCCCGGCCCGGTCATCGTGGACGACTACAAGGTCGCCCTGCCGCCCAAGGAGAAGGTCTACACCCGCATGGAGAGCCTGATCCACCACTTCAAGCTCATCATGCACGGCATCGAGATGCCCGTGGGCGAGGTCTACTCGGCCACCGAGGCCGCCAACGGCGAGCTGGGCTTCTACATCGTCTCCGACGGCACCAAGAGCCCGTACCGCATCCACGTGCGTCCGCCCTGCTTCCCCATCTTCAGCTCCTTCGACGAGCAGGTGAAGGGCCGCCTCATCGCGGACGCCGTCTCCGTCCTCGGCGCCATGAACATCATCGCGGGCGAGATGGATCGCTGA
- a CDS encoding NADH-quinone oxidoreductase subunit A, whose protein sequence is MTDTSHPFLPVLLLLLLAALVGAAILVVSGKILPGLLKPENPQPYKLTPYECGAPPLQEGARHRYSIKFYLVAMLFILFDVEAAFLFPWAVQYKAHLWTFWACLSFVATLLVGYAYAWGKGALEWER, encoded by the coding sequence ATGACCGACACCTCCCACCCCTTCCTGCCCGTTCTGCTGCTGCTCCTGCTGGCGGCCCTCGTCGGCGCCGCCATCCTGGTGGTCTCCGGCAAGATCCTGCCCGGCCTCCTCAAGCCGGAGAACCCCCAGCCCTACAAGCTGACCCCCTACGAGTGCGGCGCCCCGCCCCTCCAGGAGGGCGCGCGGCACCGCTACAGCATCAAGTTCTACCTGGTGGCCATGCTCTTCATCCTGTTCGACGTGGAGGCGGCCTTCCTCTTCCCCTGGGCCGTCCAGTACAAGGCCCACCTCTGGACCTTCTGGGCCTGCCTGAGCTTCGTGGCCACGCTCCTGGTGGGTTACGCCTACGCCTGGGGCAAGGGCGCCCTGGAATGGGAGCGCTGA
- a CDS encoding HAD-IG family 5'-nucleotidase: protein MKNLIPSFLPTPRPALQEGPTEIPHARRIFPLRNLHFRDVKAVGFDMDYTLSHYRSPEIEDLAYQHSVRLLVAEKGYPAWLLDTRFDPAFAIRGLVLDGGRGNLLKLNSERQVVRASHGTRPLTREEIDATYERRRLISRGGSYRSIDTLFEIPECHLYAVLVDAAEAGRLPGKDPLLLFQDVRWAIDSAHRLGVMKAEILGNLDLFIIRDPDLPAALDRWKRAGKKLFVVSNSEWSFTQGVLSYLLDGQDPGRPLWTDYFDLVVVSARKPVFFLETPEPEPLPGQTAAYRGGNALWMEELLDARGEEILYVGDHIYGDILRSKKNVSWHTMLLIPELTATLEQFEEQAHELQEFMRLEADRRKSELRAGFLDNLLKRNREHRHLLSGRLSPEAMHALDLEAVQLRSERDARLEAAARDSARIAQLDERLEATFNRPWGSIFRDGYDQTRFADQIQTYACAYTGRISNLYMVDPSTALYAPVPTLPHEQA, encoded by the coding sequence ATGAAGAACCTGATCCCCTCCTTCCTGCCCACCCCCCGCCCCGCGCTCCAGGAAGGCCCCACCGAGATCCCCCACGCCCGGCGCATCTTCCCCCTCCGGAACCTCCACTTCCGGGACGTGAAGGCCGTCGGGTTCGACATGGACTACACCCTGAGCCACTACCGGTCCCCCGAGATCGAGGACTTGGCCTACCAGCACTCCGTCCGGCTCCTGGTGGCGGAGAAGGGCTACCCCGCCTGGCTCCTCGACACCCGCTTCGACCCCGCCTTCGCCATCCGCGGGCTGGTGCTCGACGGCGGGCGGGGCAATCTGCTCAAGCTGAACAGCGAGCGCCAGGTGGTCCGGGCGTCCCATGGCACCCGGCCCCTCACCCGGGAGGAGATCGACGCCACCTATGAACGCCGGCGGCTGATCAGCCGGGGCGGCAGCTACCGGAGCATCGACACCCTGTTCGAGATCCCCGAATGCCACCTCTACGCCGTCCTGGTGGACGCGGCCGAGGCGGGTCGTCTGCCGGGTAAGGACCCCCTCCTCCTCTTCCAGGATGTCCGCTGGGCCATCGATTCCGCCCACCGCCTGGGCGTCATGAAAGCCGAGATCCTGGGAAATCTTGATTTGTTCATCATAAGGGACCCGGACCTGCCCGCGGCCCTGGACCGGTGGAAGCGGGCGGGTAAAAAGCTCTTCGTCGTCAGCAACAGTGAATGGAGTTTTACACAAGGCGTGCTCAGCTACTTGCTGGACGGCCAGGATCCGGGCCGGCCGCTTTGGACCGATTATTTCGACTTGGTCGTCGTAAGTGCCCGGAAGCCCGTTTTTTTCCTGGAAACGCCCGAGCCCGAACCCCTTCCCGGGCAGACGGCCGCCTACCGGGGCGGCAATGCCCTCTGGATGGAAGAATTATTGGATGCCCGGGGGGAGGAGATCCTGTACGTGGGCGACCACATCTACGGCGACATCCTCCGCTCCAAGAAGAACGTCAGCTGGCACACCATGCTTCTAATCCCAGAACTCACAGCGACTTTGGAGCAATTCGAAGAGCAGGCGCACGAACTGCAGGAATTCATGCGCCTGGAAGCCGACCGGAGGAAATCCGAACTCCGGGCCGGTTTCCTGGACAACCTCCTGAAGCGGAACCGGGAGCACCGCCACCTCCTCTCCGGGCGTCTTTCTCCTGAAGCCATGCACGCGCTCGACTTAGAAGCCGTCCAACTCCGGTCGGAACGGGATGCCCGCCTGGAGGCGGCCGCCCGCGACAGCGCCCGCATCGCCCAGCTGGACGAACGTCTGGAGGCCACCTTCAATCGCCCCTGGGGAAGCATATTCCGGGACGGTTACGACCAAACCCGCTTTGCCGACCAGATCCAAACCTATGCTTGCGCGTACACTGGGCGGATCAGTAACCTGTATATGGTTGATCCCTCAACCGCACTTTATGCACCGGTTCCGACACTTCCGCACGAGCAGGCCTGA
- a CDS encoding MFS transporter: MPESLRSLGFRNFRLFFMGQLVSLIGTWMQSVALSWLVYRLTGKAALLGLVAFASQIPIFLLGSFGGVLADRVDPRRLLILTQALQMAQAFVLAALTLTGWIRPWQILALATGLGVINAFDLPGRQVLVARTVDREHLPNAIALNSSIFHGSRVLGPAVAGLLVAAIGEGWCFLANGVSFLAVIAGLAMMDLPPWVSRDDHPPVLTHIAEGLRFVAANRRVGLLLLLLGVVCLMAMPYTVLMPIFADSILKGGARGLGLLMGASGLGAVLGAAALAGRKGHAGLERTAWVGAAAVGIVLTAFAFSRVFWLSMVLMVPAGMAMVSHMTSNNTLVQMLIPDAMRGRVMAFHAMTFTVAMPIGALVMGLLAHRLGAPLTVALGGLGCVAGALAFAAAYPRPEEDPAGLSDPSRPR, translated from the coding sequence ATGCCTGAATCCCTGCGATCCCTCGGGTTCCGCAACTTCCGCCTCTTCTTCATGGGCCAGCTGGTGTCCCTGATCGGCACCTGGATGCAGAGCGTCGCCCTGTCCTGGCTCGTCTACCGCCTCACGGGCAAGGCCGCCCTCCTGGGCCTGGTGGCCTTCGCCAGCCAGATCCCCATCTTCCTCCTGGGCAGCTTCGGCGGGGTATTGGCGGACCGGGTCGATCCCCGGCGCCTCCTCATCCTCACCCAGGCCCTCCAGATGGCGCAGGCCTTCGTCCTCGCCGCGCTGACCCTGACGGGGTGGATCCGCCCCTGGCAGATCCTCGCCCTGGCCACGGGGCTGGGCGTCATCAACGCCTTCGACCTGCCGGGGCGCCAGGTCCTCGTGGCCCGGACCGTGGACCGGGAGCATCTGCCCAACGCGATCGCGCTCAACAGCTCCATCTTCCACGGCAGCCGCGTCCTGGGCCCGGCGGTGGCGGGGCTCCTGGTGGCGGCCATCGGCGAGGGCTGGTGCTTCCTGGCCAACGGCGTCAGCTTCCTGGCCGTCATCGCCGGCCTGGCCATGATGGACCTCCCGCCCTGGGTGTCCCGGGACGACCATCCCCCCGTCCTCACCCACATCGCCGAAGGCCTGCGCTTCGTGGCCGCGAACCGGCGGGTGGGCCTCCTCCTCCTGCTCCTGGGGGTCGTGTGCCTCATGGCCATGCCCTACACCGTGCTGATGCCCATCTTCGCGGACAGCATCCTCAAGGGCGGCGCCAGGGGCCTGGGCCTCCTCATGGGCGCCTCCGGCCTCGGCGCCGTCCTGGGCGCCGCAGCCCTGGCCGGGAGGAAGGGGCACGCGGGCCTGGAGCGCACGGCCTGGGTGGGCGCCGCCGCCGTGGGGATCGTCCTCACCGCCTTCGCCTTCTCCAGGGTCTTCTGGCTCTCCATGGTCCTCATGGTCCCGGCGGGCATGGCCATGGTCTCCCACATGACGAGCAACAACACCCTCGTCCAGATGCTGATCCCGGACGCCATGCGGGGCCGGGTGATGGCCTTCCACGCCATGACCTTCACGGTGGCCATGCCCATCGGCGCGCTCGTCATGGGCCTCCTGGCCCACAGGCTGGGGGCCCCCCTCACCGTCGCCCTCGGCGGCCTCGGCTGCGTCGCCGGGGCCCTCGCCTTCGCCGCGGCCTACCCCCGTCCGGAGGAGGACCCGGCGGGGCTCAGCGATCCATCTCGCCCGCGATGA
- a CDS encoding DegT/DnrJ/EryC1/StrS family aminotransferase — protein sequence MTYKRREAFLPFTRPMVGQEEIAEIIDSIESGWLTTGPKAAKFEEALQAYNGIPHVLAMNSATTAQEITMQCLGIQPGDEVITTALTWVSTLSTIILQGGIPVLVDIDPVTLNLDPRGLEAAITPRTKGIIPVHLTGLPCPMDEIWAIAERHGLWVVEDAAQAMGASYRGRKIGADPRSVFSVYSFHPNKNMTTGEGGAIAFHDAAHEPRIKRLRFHGIERDAWKRFAKEGSPHFDVTEPSRKANFMDIQAAMGLHQIKKLDGFNARRGVLFRRYLELLADLPEVVLPSPGDDVHAHCFHLFVLRIRPEKAGMDRDAFVARLKDENIGTGIHYRPAHVHSFYRDFYAAHPGALPKDGLPHTEWSGERLMSLPLWPGLTEDDQDQVVAAIRQILAK from the coding sequence ATGACCTACAAGCGCCGCGAGGCGTTCCTGCCCTTCACCCGCCCCATGGTCGGCCAGGAGGAGATCGCCGAGATCATCGATTCGATCGAGAGCGGCTGGCTCACGACGGGCCCCAAGGCCGCGAAGTTCGAGGAGGCCCTCCAGGCGTACAACGGGATCCCCCACGTCCTGGCCATGAACAGCGCGACCACGGCCCAGGAGATCACCATGCAGTGCCTGGGCATCCAGCCCGGGGACGAGGTGATCACCACGGCCCTCACCTGGGTCTCCACCCTGAGCACCATCATCCTCCAGGGCGGCATTCCCGTCCTCGTCGACATCGACCCGGTCACCCTCAACCTGGACCCCCGGGGCCTGGAGGCGGCCATCACCCCCCGGACCAAGGGGATCATCCCGGTCCACCTCACGGGCCTGCCCTGCCCGATGGACGAGATCTGGGCCATCGCGGAGCGGCACGGCCTCTGGGTCGTGGAGGACGCCGCCCAGGCCATGGGGGCCTCCTACCGCGGCCGGAAGATCGGCGCGGACCCGCGCTCGGTCTTCTCCGTCTACAGCTTCCACCCCAACAAGAACATGACCACGGGGGAGGGCGGCGCCATCGCCTTCCACGACGCCGCGCACGAGCCGCGCATCAAGCGCCTGCGCTTCCACGGCATCGAGCGGGACGCCTGGAAGCGGTTCGCCAAGGAGGGCAGCCCCCACTTCGACGTCACCGAGCCCTCCCGCAAGGCCAACTTCATGGACATCCAGGCCGCCATGGGCCTGCACCAGATCAAGAAGCTCGACGGGTTCAACGCCCGGCGCGGCGTGCTCTTCCGGCGCTACCTGGAGCTCCTGGCCGACCTGCCCGAGGTCGTCCTCCCCTCGCCCGGGGACGACGTCCACGCGCACTGCTTCCACCTGTTCGTGCTCCGCATCCGGCCCGAGAAGGCCGGCATGGACCGCGACGCCTTCGTGGCCCGCCTGAAGGACGAGAACATCGGCACGGGCATCCACTACCGCCCCGCCCACGTCCATTCCTTCTACCGCGACTTCTACGCCGCCCATCCCGGCGCGCTGCCCAAGGACGGCCTGCCCCACACGGAGTGGAGCGGGGAGCGCCTCATGAGCCTGCCCCTGTGGCCGGGCCTCACGGAGGACGACCAGGACCAGGTGGTGGCGGCCATCCGCCAGATCCTGGCGAAGTAG
- a CDS encoding NADH-quinone oxidoreductase subunit C, which produces MVTERIDEILPGAVLDRHAFRGDQTIVVGRDRFLEVIDLVYREGFQLLLDVTAVDGGQRDPRFDVVYHLLNLASQERLRIKMRVGEGEAVPSLVSRFKSADWAERETMDMFGIPFEGHPDPRRLLMWEDFPGHPLRKDFPLDGGDVFCSQDIGASYSPDARSLNV; this is translated from the coding sequence ATGGTGACTGAACGCATTGACGAAATCCTTCCCGGGGCCGTGCTGGACAGGCACGCCTTCCGGGGCGACCAGACCATCGTCGTCGGCCGCGACCGCTTCCTGGAGGTGATCGACCTGGTCTACCGGGAGGGGTTCCAGCTGCTCCTCGACGTGACCGCGGTGGACGGCGGGCAGCGGGATCCCCGCTTCGACGTCGTCTACCACCTCCTCAACCTGGCCAGCCAGGAGCGCCTCCGCATCAAGATGCGGGTGGGCGAGGGCGAGGCGGTCCCCAGCCTCGTGAGCCGGTTCAAGTCGGCGGACTGGGCCGAGCGGGAGACCATGGACATGTTCGGCATCCCCTTCGAGGGCCACCCCGACCCGCGCCGCCTCCTGATGTGGGAGGACTTCCCGGGCCACCCCCTGCGCAAGGACTTCCCGCTGGACGGCGGGGACGTGTTCTGCAGCCAGGACATCGGCGCCTCCTATTCCCCCGACGCGAGATCCCTCAATGTCTAA